A single region of the Vibrio cyclitrophicus genome encodes:
- a CDS encoding protein-disulfide reductase DsbD, with protein MRRLATLLFVCISLFTQPAWALFGNDNAEPSFGGNNNGFVPVDQAFPFNYYQQDGKMLLDWQVKEGYYLYQHSLSFTGQNLAIGNVEMEDGKPHQDEFFGEVSIYTQPLFVQVPLQSYQDGSQLIVKYQGCADAGFCYPPETRIIDIEPFTATDSGSGGSQANAVSPESPAANNEADASAQQASPKADVATNTTPQSTAPVSKEASLADKLGDSWWTPLLFLALGVGLAFTPCVLPMYPILTGIVLGGGKLSQGRALMLSFIYVQGMALTYTLLGLVVASAGMQFQAAMQHPYVLIALSVLFVALAMSMFGVYNLQLPSSIQTWLNNQSNKQQGGNTLGVFAMGAISGLVCSPCTTAPLSGALLYVAQSGDLFTGAIALYALAMGMGIPLILVAVFGNKLLPKAGSWMDKVKIVFGFILLAAPIFLLERIIPELWATVLWSGLGFIAFGWLYHSKNALPFGGWKQSAVGIIAMLGLFASAQPALNYWFAEKGVTVEQQYIQFARINTVEELEIQLIEAKKLGKPVMLDFYADWCVACKEFEKYTFHQADVEDKLSDFVLLQADVTRNMPQDIELLKQLQVLGLPTIEFWDGEGNHVPNARVTGFMPADVFLKHMQDHQL; from the coding sequence ATGCGACGACTTGCCACATTACTTTTTGTTTGTATTTCCCTATTCACCCAGCCTGCGTGGGCGCTTTTTGGAAATGACAACGCCGAGCCAAGCTTCGGAGGCAATAACAACGGTTTTGTCCCTGTAGACCAAGCTTTCCCTTTCAATTACTACCAGCAAGACGGCAAGATGCTTCTCGACTGGCAAGTAAAAGAAGGCTACTACCTCTATCAACATAGCCTCTCTTTCACTGGCCAAAATCTTGCGATCGGCAATGTTGAAATGGAAGATGGCAAGCCACACCAAGATGAATTCTTTGGTGAGGTGAGCATTTATACCCAGCCATTATTCGTGCAAGTTCCGCTACAGAGTTACCAAGATGGTTCACAGCTGATCGTTAAATATCAAGGCTGTGCAGATGCAGGTTTCTGCTATCCACCCGAAACTCGAATCATCGATATTGAACCATTTACAGCTACAGATTCAGGTTCAGGCGGCTCTCAAGCTAATGCAGTGTCGCCAGAGTCACCGGCTGCAAACAATGAGGCCGATGCTTCAGCACAGCAAGCCTCTCCAAAAGCAGACGTTGCAACTAACACTACTCCACAATCAACTGCACCCGTTTCAAAAGAAGCGAGCCTAGCCGATAAGCTCGGTGACAGTTGGTGGACGCCATTATTATTCTTAGCACTTGGTGTTGGCTTAGCCTTTACACCGTGTGTTCTGCCGATGTACCCAATTCTAACGGGTATCGTATTAGGTGGCGGCAAGCTCAGCCAAGGTCGTGCGCTGATGTTGTCATTTATCTACGTGCAAGGTATGGCACTAACCTACACCCTATTAGGTTTAGTGGTTGCCTCTGCGGGTATGCAGTTCCAAGCGGCGATGCAGCATCCTTACGTGTTAATTGCATTGAGCGTTCTGTTTGTGGCGTTAGCTATGTCGATGTTTGGCGTTTATAACCTGCAACTCCCGAGCAGCATCCAAACGTGGCTCAACAACCAAAGCAACAAGCAGCAAGGTGGCAATACCTTGGGCGTGTTCGCGATGGGCGCTATCTCAGGCTTGGTGTGTTCACCTTGTACCACAGCACCACTATCCGGTGCGCTGCTGTACGTCGCTCAGAGTGGTGACCTGTTTACCGGCGCAATCGCTTTGTATGCATTGGCGATGGGTATGGGTATCCCACTGATTTTGGTGGCAGTATTTGGTAATAAGCTGCTGCCGAAAGCAGGCAGCTGGATGGACAAGGTGAAGATCGTATTTGGCTTTATCTTGCTGGCAGCGCCAATCTTCCTGCTAGAGCGCATTATCCCTGAGTTATGGGCAACGGTACTTTGGTCTGGCCTTGGCTTCATCGCCTTCGGTTGGCTATACCACAGCAAGAATGCACTGCCATTCGGCGGCTGGAAGCAGAGTGCGGTAGGCATCATCGCGATGCTTGGCTTATTCGCTTCCGCACAGCCCGCATTGAACTATTGGTTTGCGGAAAAGGGCGTAACGGTAGAACAACAGTATATCCAATTTGCACGCATCAACACCGTTGAAGAGCTCGAAATCCAGCTCATCGAAGCCAAGAAACTCGGCAAGCCAGTGATGCTCGATTTCTACGCTGATTGGTGTGTAGCATGTAAAGAGTTTGAGAAGTACACCTTCCACCAAGCTGATGTTGAGGACAAGCTTTCTGATTTCGTCCTGCTTCAGGCTGACGTGACAAGAAACATGCCTCAAGACATTGAACTGCTTAAACAATTACAAGTGCTCGGTTTGCCAACGATTGAGTTCTGGGATGGCGAGGGTAACCATGTTCCAAATGCTCGTGTCACTGGTTTTATGCCTGCCGATGTATTCTTAAAACACATGCAAGACCACCAGCTATAA
- a CDS encoding DUF4212 domain-containing protein: MAFESTEHAQAYWKENLGIMGTLLAVWFAVSYGAGILFVDALNTVQFGGFKLGFWFAQQGSIYTFVALIFIYVVRMNKLDKKYNVQED; encoded by the coding sequence ATGGCGTTCGAATCTACGGAACATGCTCAAGCCTACTGGAAGGAAAACTTGGGAATTATGGGAACACTGCTCGCGGTTTGGTTTGCAGTGTCTTACGGCGCTGGCATCTTATTTGTGGATGCCCTCAATACCGTTCAGTTTGGCGGGTTCAAGCTAGGATTTTGGTTCGCTCAACAAGGTTCAATTTATACCTTCGTGGCGTTGATATTTATTTACGTTGTTCGCATGAATAAGCTGGACAAAAAATACAACGTACAGGAAGACTAG
- a CDS encoding aspartate carbamoyltransferase regulatory subunit: MVKQTQLQVEAIRNGSVIDHIPAHLGIKILKLFKLHKTEQRITMGLNLPSSALGHKDLIKIENIFLTKEQANQLALYAPQATVNQIEEYKVVNKLTLVLPEQIHSVFSCPNSNCISHGEPVESSFKVQLKQEKVQLKCHYCEKVFSREIMNEIR; this comes from the coding sequence ATGGTTAAACAAACTCAGCTACAAGTAGAAGCGATCCGTAACGGCAGCGTGATTGACCACATCCCTGCGCACCTTGGTATCAAAATCCTTAAACTGTTTAAGCTACACAAGACAGAACAGCGCATCACCATGGGGTTAAACCTGCCATCATCGGCACTTGGCCATAAAGACCTAATCAAGATTGAGAACATCTTCCTGACCAAGGAACAAGCCAACCAATTGGCTCTTTATGCTCCCCAAGCCACGGTCAATCAGATTGAAGAATACAAAGTGGTTAACAAGCTAACCCTTGTGCTGCCAGAGCAAATCCACAGTGTGTTCTCTTGCCCAAATAGCAACTGTATTTCACACGGTGAACCTGTCGAAAGTAGCTTTAAAGTGCAGCTAAAACAGGAAAAAGTGCAGCTAAAATGTCACTATTGTGAAAAAGTATTCTCTCGCGAGATCATGAATGAAATTCGCTAA
- a CDS encoding class II fumarate hydratase, translating to MALQYRIEKDSMGEVKVPADALYQAQTQRAADNFAFSSHKMPTSFIQALAFIKQAAADTNAQLGLLEGDIANAIAEASQEIIEGKHLDQFPIDVYQTGSGTSSNMNANEVIATLASRSLQGDVNPNDHVNMGQSSNDVVPTAIQVSVALMAENKLLPALTHLAEALTIKQQELAEVVKTGRTHLMDAMPMTFAQELGGWKFQIEHAKQAIENTLPAIKALAQGGTAVGTGINADPRFADKFSSNLSQSTKISFSSSENFFFNLSSQDAIVALSGQLKTAAVAIMKISNDLRWMNSGPLAGLGEIELQALQPGSSIMPGKVNPVIPEAAAMAAAQVIGNDTTITVAGQSGNFQLNVMLPVIAHNVLESIELLANSSVALADKAIATFTVRQDNLDLALSKNPILVTALNPVIGYLKAADIAKKAYKEGLPILDVAERETDLSREELSKLLDPTTLTQGGIAG from the coding sequence ATGGCCCTACAATATCGAATTGAGAAAGACAGCATGGGGGAAGTGAAAGTCCCTGCTGATGCGCTATACCAAGCACAAACTCAACGTGCTGCAGATAACTTTGCTTTTAGTTCACACAAGATGCCAACCAGTTTCATCCAAGCACTGGCATTCATTAAACAGGCCGCCGCAGACACCAACGCTCAGTTGGGTTTGTTGGAAGGTGATATTGCCAACGCGATCGCCGAAGCAAGCCAAGAGATCATTGAGGGCAAACATCTCGATCAATTTCCGATCGATGTTTACCAAACTGGCTCTGGTACTAGCTCCAACATGAATGCTAATGAAGTGATTGCAACACTCGCTTCAAGAAGCTTGCAAGGCGACGTAAACCCCAATGATCACGTCAACATGGGCCAAAGCAGTAACGATGTGGTGCCAACCGCAATTCAAGTGAGCGTTGCTTTGATGGCAGAAAACAAGTTGTTGCCAGCACTAACTCACCTTGCTGAAGCTCTCACTATCAAGCAACAGGAGCTTGCTGAGGTAGTGAAGACAGGCCGCACTCACCTAATGGATGCGATGCCAATGACCTTTGCTCAAGAACTAGGTGGTTGGAAGTTTCAGATTGAACACGCTAAGCAAGCAATAGAGAACACCCTGCCTGCTATCAAGGCTTTAGCACAAGGTGGTACGGCGGTTGGAACAGGGATCAATGCAGACCCACGCTTTGCCGATAAGTTTTCGAGTAACCTGTCTCAATCGACAAAGATCAGTTTTAGCTCCAGTGAAAACTTCTTTTTTAACCTCAGCAGTCAAGACGCGATCGTTGCGCTCTCTGGTCAGCTCAAAACTGCAGCAGTTGCGATCATGAAGATCTCAAACGATCTTCGCTGGATGAACTCTGGGCCGTTGGCTGGCTTAGGGGAAATTGAATTGCAGGCTCTCCAACCGGGCTCGTCTATCATGCCTGGCAAGGTAAACCCTGTAATTCCAGAAGCAGCTGCAATGGCGGCAGCGCAAGTTATTGGTAATGACACCACCATTACGGTGGCTGGGCAGTCTGGCAACTTCCAACTGAATGTGATGCTGCCTGTGATTGCTCATAACGTATTAGAAAGCATAGAACTGTTAGCCAACAGCTCAGTCGCACTGGCTGATAAAGCGATTGCCACCTTCACGGTGCGCCAAGACAATCTCGATTTAGCGCTTTCAAAGAATCCAATTCTGGTGACCGCACTTAACCCTGTGATTGGTTACCTAAAAGCGGCGGATATTGCCAAGAAAGCTTATAAAGAAGGCTTACCGATTCTTGATGTAGCAGAAAGAGAAACCGATCTTAGTCGAGAAGAGCTCAGCAAGCTGCTTGATCCAACCACACTGACACAAGGTGGCATTGCAGGTTAG
- a CDS encoding response regulator transcription factor — protein MDSTYTIIIADDHPLFRNALFQSVHMAISGANLLEADSLDALLTLLKKEDEPDLLLLDLKMPGANGMSGLIQLRAEYPDLPIVVVSASEDASVVTQVKSHGAFGFIPKSSDMRELVSALNQVLNGDPFFPEGLITNNAACSDLAEKLSTLTPQQYKVLGMLSDGLLNKQIAYELNVSEATIKAHMTAIFRKLDVKNRTQAVILLQEVHN, from the coding sequence ATGGACTCGACCTATACCATCATCATTGCTGATGACCACCCTCTCTTTCGCAACGCCCTGTTTCAGTCAGTTCATATGGCGATCAGCGGTGCGAACCTGCTTGAGGCCGATTCTCTCGATGCCTTACTGACTCTGTTAAAGAAAGAAGACGAACCGGATCTATTGTTGCTCGATCTTAAAATGCCGGGCGCCAATGGCATGTCAGGCTTGATTCAACTGCGCGCGGAATACCCAGATCTCCCTATTGTAGTGGTCTCTGCCAGTGAAGATGCCAGCGTGGTCACTCAAGTGAAGAGCCACGGTGCGTTTGGCTTTATTCCTAAGTCGAGTGATATGCGTGAGTTGGTGAGTGCTCTGAATCAAGTACTAAATGGCGACCCGTTCTTCCCTGAAGGACTTATCACCAATAATGCAGCCTGTAGCGACCTTGCAGAAAAGCTTTCTACTCTGACGCCTCAGCAGTATAAGGTATTAGGGATGCTTTCTGACGGCTTGCTTAACAAGCAAATCGCGTATGAATTGAATGTTTCGGAAGCGACCATCAAAGCACATATGACGGCCATCTTCCGTAAACTGGATGTGAAAAATCGTACTCAAGCGGTTATCTTGCTACAAGAAGTCCACAATTAA
- a CDS encoding cation acetate symporter, protein MDIQTWTFILVGITFAVYIGIAIWARAGSTSEFYVAGGGVHPVANGMATAADWMSAASFISMAGIISFVGYDGAVYLMGWTGGYVLLALCLAPYLRKFGQFTVPDFIGERYYSKTARMVAVFCAIFVSFTYVAGQMRGVGVVFSRFLEVDINLGIIIGMGIVFFYAVLGGMKGITYTQVAQFCVLIFAFLVPAIFTSIMMTGNPLPQVGMGSTLSGTDVYLLDKLDGLTEELGFTAYTEGNKSMVDVFFICAALMVGTAGLPHVIIRFFTVPKVRDARISAGWALLFISLLYTTAPGVAAFARVNMIETINGPDMQGVAAADAPSWYKNWESTGLVGWEDKNGDGKMFYSGDERNEMKINRDIIVLASPELAKLPNWVVALLAAGGLAAALSTAAGLLLVISTSISHDLLKKGFRPNMTDKQELLAARLAAMVAIVGAGYLGINPPGFVAQVVAFAFGLAAASFFPAIILGIFYKKMNKEGAIAGMLSGIAFTASYIIYFKFINPAASTPENWWFGISPEGIGTLGMCLNFVVSIAVNKVTAEVPQDVQDMVENIRYPKGAGEAHDH, encoded by the coding sequence ATGGATATTCAAACTTGGACGTTTATTCTCGTCGGTATTACTTTCGCGGTATATATCGGCATCGCAATCTGGGCTCGTGCAGGGTCTACGAGTGAGTTCTACGTTGCCGGCGGTGGTGTGCACCCAGTAGCAAACGGCATGGCGACTGCCGCTGACTGGATGTCGGCAGCATCATTCATCTCAATGGCAGGTATCATCTCATTCGTTGGTTACGACGGTGCGGTTTACTTAATGGGTTGGACAGGTGGTTATGTACTACTTGCGCTATGTTTAGCACCTTACCTACGTAAGTTCGGTCAGTTTACGGTTCCGGATTTCATCGGTGAGCGCTACTACTCGAAAACAGCCCGTATGGTAGCGGTATTCTGTGCAATCTTCGTATCGTTTACGTACGTTGCAGGCCAGATGCGTGGTGTGGGCGTTGTATTCTCTCGTTTCCTAGAAGTCGACATTAACCTAGGTATCATCATTGGTATGGGTATTGTGTTCTTCTACGCAGTACTTGGTGGCATGAAAGGCATCACTTATACGCAGGTAGCTCAATTCTGTGTCCTCATTTTCGCCTTTCTTGTTCCAGCAATCTTTACATCAATCATGATGACAGGTAACCCACTTCCACAAGTTGGTATGGGCTCTACGCTATCAGGCACGGATGTATACCTACTTGATAAACTGGATGGACTCACCGAAGAACTCGGATTTACCGCCTATACCGAAGGTAACAAGAGCATGGTAGATGTATTCTTCATCTGTGCGGCTCTAATGGTCGGTACTGCGGGTCTTCCACACGTAATCATTCGTTTCTTCACGGTACCAAAAGTACGTGATGCTCGTATCTCAGCGGGTTGGGCTCTACTGTTCATCTCATTGCTATACACAACAGCACCAGGCGTTGCAGCATTCGCTCGTGTAAACATGATCGAAACAATCAACGGCCCAGACATGCAAGGTGTCGCAGCAGCAGACGCACCAAGCTGGTACAAAAACTGGGAAAGCACTGGCCTAGTAGGTTGGGAAGATAAGAACGGCGATGGCAAAATGTTCTACTCGGGCGATGAGCGCAACGAGATGAAGATTAACCGTGACATCATCGTACTGGCTTCTCCAGAGCTAGCGAAACTACCAAACTGGGTTGTAGCACTACTGGCAGCCGGTGGCCTAGCAGCCGCACTATCAACTGCCGCAGGTCTACTACTGGTAATCTCGACGTCGATTTCACATGACTTATTGAAGAAAGGCTTCAGACCAAACATGACCGACAAGCAGGAGCTATTAGCCGCTCGTTTGGCCGCTATGGTCGCGATTGTTGGCGCAGGTTACTTGGGTATTAACCCACCAGGCTTCGTAGCTCAGGTAGTAGCGTTTGCCTTCGGCCTAGCCGCTGCATCCTTCTTCCCGGCGATTATCCTAGGTATCTTCTATAAGAAGATGAACAAGGAAGGCGCAATTGCAGGTATGTTGTCAGGTATTGCCTTCACAGCAAGCTACATCATCTACTTCAAGTTCATTAACCCAGCAGCAAGCACACCGGAAAACTGGTGGTTTGGTATCAGCCCAGAAGGCATCGGTACGCTAGGTATGTGTCTAAACTTCGTAGTATCGATTGCTGTAAACAAAGTAACTGCTGAAGTACCACAAGATGTACAAGATATGGTTGAGAACATCCGTTACCCGAAAGGTGCTGGTGAAGCTCACGACCACTAA
- a CDS encoding arginine repressor has protein sequence MNEITEHGCLYSAEDKTLTAACKRLLQQQSFSTQNQLREKLVEIGYTGISQSTVSRILSQLGVVKIQNACGKKVYCITVESAPVRVDASISSQIELITHNQAMVIVKTHPGCAQLVARLVDIDPHTEIIGTVGGNDTVLIIPKDTTNIDACEQVVKARLGVA, from the coding sequence ATGAACGAAATCACTGAGCACGGTTGCTTGTATTCAGCTGAAGATAAAACACTGACTGCAGCGTGCAAACGCTTACTACAACAGCAAAGCTTCTCGACCCAAAATCAACTGCGCGAGAAACTGGTTGAGATCGGTTATACCGGTATTAGCCAATCGACTGTATCTCGTATTTTGTCACAACTTGGCGTGGTGAAAATCCAGAACGCCTGTGGCAAAAAGGTGTACTGCATCACTGTTGAAAGCGCACCGGTTCGTGTCGATGCATCCATCTCATCGCAAATTGAGTTGATTACTCATAACCAAGCGATGGTGATAGTAAAAACCCACCCAGGTTGTGCACAGTTAGTCGCACGATTGGTCGACATCGACCCACATACCGAGATTATCGGCACAGTTGGCGGCAACGACACCGTGTTAATCATCCCGAAAGACACGACCAACATTGATGCTTGCGAACAAGTGGTCAAAGCACGCTTGGGCGTTGCCTAA
- a CDS encoding potassium/proton antiporter — protein MDAITINHLFLTGAVLIAISVLFSQVSSRLGVPILLIFLFVGMLAGEDGPGGINFDDYSLTYLVSNLALAVILLDGGMRTKVASFKVAFWPSLSLATIGVACTATLTGLMASWLFDLSLMQGILVGAIVGSTDAAAVFSLLKGQSLNERVGSTLEIESGTNDPMAVFLTVTLIALLGTPDAEMGMNFLLKSFAMQFGVGTLIGLGGGWVLWSLINRVQLADGLYSILVLSGGVALFAFSNMLGGSGILSIYLVGLFIGNRPTRSRHSILNVLDGMTWLSQIVMFLVLGLLVTPSTLMDIALPALALAFGMILFARPLSVWLGLLPFRSFTTKERWFVSWVGLRGAVPIILAVFPMMAGLPNAQLYFNIAFFVVMVSLIVQGGSLMKVARLAQVTLPPTPTPISRTGMEIYPTSEWEMFVYKLKEEKWCVGEPLKRLSMPEGTRITALFRKDALLHPSGSTVLEANDILCVLGQDKDLDSLSSLFSEAPLAEEAARFFGDFFLDVELSVAAVSDCYGIELGSEEEREMTLKQLVAQELGAHPVLGDSFEWHDITWVVAEIDDHKVVRLGLCLPKTTLEEDISEA, from the coding sequence TTGGACGCAATAACTATTAACCACTTATTTTTAACTGGTGCGGTACTCATCGCCATCAGTGTGCTTTTCTCACAAGTGTCCTCACGATTGGGCGTTCCGATTCTTTTGATCTTTTTGTTCGTTGGTATGTTGGCGGGTGAAGATGGTCCTGGTGGCATCAATTTCGATGATTATTCACTCACTTACTTGGTGAGTAACCTTGCACTTGCTGTGATCCTGCTTGATGGCGGTATGCGAACCAAGGTCGCGAGTTTTAAGGTTGCTTTTTGGCCGTCGCTCTCGCTAGCGACGATAGGTGTCGCATGTACCGCAACCTTAACAGGCTTAATGGCGTCTTGGCTGTTCGACCTGTCATTGATGCAGGGTATCTTAGTCGGTGCGATTGTCGGTTCGACTGATGCTGCTGCGGTATTTTCTTTGTTGAAAGGACAGAGCCTCAATGAACGTGTTGGCTCAACTCTGGAGATCGAATCGGGTACCAACGACCCAATGGCGGTGTTCCTGACAGTGACTTTAATTGCGCTGCTGGGCACCCCAGATGCCGAGATGGGAATGAACTTCCTACTGAAAAGCTTCGCGATGCAGTTTGGTGTAGGCACGCTTATCGGCCTTGGTGGCGGTTGGGTTCTGTGGAGCTTAATCAATCGAGTGCAGCTGGCTGATGGCTTGTATTCGATTCTGGTGCTCAGTGGCGGTGTAGCTCTGTTTGCCTTCTCTAACATGCTTGGCGGCAGCGGTATCTTATCGATTTACTTAGTGGGCTTGTTCATTGGTAATCGTCCGACACGTTCTCGACACTCTATTCTTAATGTCCTTGATGGCATGACGTGGTTAAGCCAAATCGTGATGTTCTTGGTATTGGGTTTACTGGTGACGCCATCGACGCTGATGGACATTGCTCTGCCTGCGCTAGCATTGGCTTTCGGTATGATCTTGTTTGCACGTCCACTGTCTGTTTGGTTGGGCTTGCTACCGTTTAGAAGCTTTACCACCAAGGAGCGCTGGTTTGTTTCTTGGGTTGGGTTACGTGGCGCGGTGCCGATCATTTTAGCTGTATTCCCGATGATGGCAGGCTTGCCCAATGCTCAGCTGTATTTCAACATCGCCTTCTTCGTGGTTATGGTTTCGCTGATTGTTCAAGGCGGTAGCTTAATGAAAGTCGCGAGACTGGCTCAAGTGACCTTACCACCGACGCCAACACCGATTTCTCGTACCGGTATGGAGATTTATCCGACCAGTGAGTGGGAGATGTTTGTTTACAAGCTGAAAGAAGAGAAGTGGTGTGTGGGCGAACCACTGAAGCGCTTGTCTATGCCTGAAGGAACGCGAATTACCGCACTGTTTAGAAAAGATGCTTTGCTCCACCCATCGGGCAGTACTGTATTAGAGGCGAACGATATTTTATGTGTGCTTGGTCAAGACAAAGATTTGGACAGCTTAAGTTCGTTGTTCAGTGAGGCGCCTCTAGCAGAAGAAGCTGCGCGTTTCTTTGGTGACTTCTTCCTCGATGTTGAGCTATCAGTTGCCGCGGTGAGTGATTGTTATGGTATTGAACTTGGCTCGGAAGAAGAGCGAGAAATGACGCTAAAACAATTGGTTGCTCAGGAGCTTGGCGCACACCCTGTATTGGGCGATAGCTTCGAGTGGCATGACATCACTTGGGTAGTTGCAGAGATAGATGATCATAAAGTCGTCAGGTTGGGTTTATGCTTACCTAAGACGACTTTAGAAGAGGATATCAGTGAAGCTTAA
- the pyrB gene encoding aspartate carbamoyltransferase, with product MAHSLFNKHIISIPELTRNELELIVDTAARLKAEPNPELLKNKVVASCFFEPSTRTRLSFETAVQRLGGTVIGFDNGGNTSLAKKGETLADSVQVISSYVDAFVMRHPQEGAARLASEFSNGVPVVNGGDGANQHPTQTLLDLFSIYETQGTLDNLNVAFVGDLKYGRTVHSLTQALSKFNNVRFFFIAPEVLEMPDYICEELEEMGIQYSTHSSIEEVVPELDVLYMTRVQKERFDASEYAHMKSAYILTADTLKDARQNMKVLHPLPRVDEITTDVDKTPHAYYFEQAENGVYAREALLALVLNDTL from the coding sequence ATGGCGCATTCGTTATTTAACAAGCACATCATCTCCATACCTGAGCTCACTCGTAATGAACTGGAGCTTATCGTCGACACAGCAGCAAGACTCAAGGCCGAGCCAAACCCAGAGTTGCTGAAAAATAAAGTCGTTGCGAGCTGCTTCTTTGAGCCTTCAACTCGAACTCGTCTTTCATTTGAAACCGCTGTTCAGCGTCTTGGTGGCACAGTCATCGGTTTTGATAATGGCGGTAACACATCACTAGCGAAGAAAGGCGAAACGCTTGCCGATTCAGTACAAGTTATTTCATCTTACGTCGATGCCTTTGTCATGCGTCACCCACAAGAAGGCGCAGCACGTTTGGCCTCTGAATTTTCTAACGGGGTTCCGGTAGTGAATGGCGGCGATGGTGCCAACCAACACCCGACGCAAACCTTGCTGGATCTATTCTCGATTTACGAAACGCAAGGCACGCTTGATAACCTAAATGTGGCATTCGTTGGCGACTTAAAATATGGCCGTACTGTCCACTCACTGACGCAAGCGCTGTCGAAATTCAATAACGTGCGTTTCTTCTTTATCGCGCCAGAAGTATTGGAGATGCCAGATTACATCTGTGAAGAATTAGAAGAGATGGGCATCCAATACAGCACTCACAGCAGCATTGAAGAAGTGGTGCCGGAATTAGATGTTTTGTACATGACTCGCGTACAGAAAGAGCGCTTTGATGCATCGGAATACGCACACATGAAATCGGCTTACATCCTAACCGCCGATACATTGAAAGACGCTCGTCAAAACATGAAGGTCCTTCACCCGCTGCCACGCGTCGACGAAATCACTACCGACGTTGATAAAACGCCACACGCTTACTACTTCGAACAAGCTGAAAACGGTGTATACGCTCGCGAAGCCCTATTGGCCCTAGTTCTTAACGACACTTTATAA